The following are encoded together in the Pseudoalteromonas piscicida genome:
- a CDS encoding EAL domain-containing protein → MGNRRPPSRYGASSLSVKLSMLISAVCLIAGVFAAALMLKSEEKQLIYEEYDELKRFSAQVNNQFSNYLDLKANLAEQANSVVSKHLLYGVQDLAGAQASVDKRGENLASTAKNGLSAAMYTGDLKLQSVQKLFSESELLWNILAPPLLQDFFNFYLSTKDGFVRVAPPNALLAKDPRLINNQLHNLPVLHAEQNPTREAVWSGVYFDRVWNKWVVSILVPLYLNDKYLGLTGSDIELATLLEKLPKSDHQQGFIVFDKQGRLLAAPGLFKTTATTGQLLDHNKLPEDLSKIVQTALNTKLPNIQDEFRYKDNWHIMHVTHIANLDWYIGIYKKRASAISAIEELKVKFFGLFILYAIFVAILLHQVLYQLVLKRINALVKAIKGFGRGQWDTPSLPHTDDEIGQLNASFNDMSGEIKQLVNGLNQRITEKEIAEKAANRLSKAVAFSGTGVVLTNEHFQIEYVNPKMQEMTGYDEQHFIGSPLLSIISKDMAILIDDIDIDLRSRNHWRGDTMLAGNKEAPIWVSLSVSPIREEGGAISSYVASAQDISFVKESQRKMEELAYFDTLTGLANRTFFRMQLRKSMALAERGHYAFALFYFDLDEFKRINDTLGHDAGDRLLLEVATRLKKRLRAEDTIARLGGDEFAVLLSGINERENAMEVANIIQKTLAEPIKLGNNEVIVSASIGITMAPFDSQEEEQLLKHADLAMYQAKAKGRNTYHFYSQDLDEAANERLYIENELRIAIKTQQFTLHYQPQVNSESGEVVGYEALIRWFHPSEGAIPPSKFIPIAEATGLIVELGAWVLEEACHFSRRLKAAGKIANISINLSARQFKDAQLISTLSDIIDRTEMEPTLLHLELTESMLMGDVEAAIIQLGDIKALGVSLSIDDFGTGYSSLSYIKRFPVDILKIDRSFVKDIPEDPNDMEITAAIIAMAQKLNLQVIAEGVETEAQMTFLAKNNCHIVQGYYYSPPLSEAEILRFAPAV, encoded by the coding sequence GTGGGCAATCGTCGTCCCCCATCAAGATATGGTGCAAGCTCTTTAAGTGTTAAATTGTCTATGCTGATTTCGGCTGTGTGTCTGATCGCAGGCGTTTTTGCTGCGGCATTGATGCTAAAATCAGAAGAAAAGCAGTTGATCTATGAAGAGTATGATGAGCTCAAACGTTTTAGTGCGCAAGTTAATAATCAGTTCTCAAATTACCTCGACCTTAAAGCCAACTTGGCCGAACAAGCCAATTCAGTGGTTTCCAAACATCTACTTTATGGTGTTCAAGATTTAGCTGGTGCACAAGCTAGCGTCGATAAACGTGGTGAAAATTTAGCGAGCACAGCTAAAAATGGCCTCTCAGCAGCTATGTATACCGGTGATTTAAAATTGCAGTCAGTGCAAAAGTTATTTTCTGAATCTGAATTGCTCTGGAACATTCTTGCGCCCCCACTTTTACAGGATTTCTTTAATTTTTACCTGTCTACAAAAGACGGATTTGTCCGCGTTGCGCCACCTAATGCCCTATTAGCGAAAGACCCAAGGTTGATAAATAATCAGCTTCATAACTTGCCTGTTTTACATGCTGAACAAAACCCAACGAGAGAAGCGGTATGGTCTGGCGTGTATTTTGATCGGGTTTGGAATAAGTGGGTGGTGAGCATCTTGGTGCCCTTATATCTAAATGACAAATACCTTGGGTTAACTGGTAGTGATATAGAGCTGGCCACCTTGCTCGAAAAGTTACCGAAATCTGACCATCAACAAGGCTTTATTGTTTTTGATAAACAGGGGCGATTATTGGCAGCTCCCGGCCTGTTTAAGACCACAGCCACAACCGGACAGTTGTTAGACCATAACAAGCTACCCGAAGACTTGAGTAAAATAGTACAAACAGCACTCAATACTAAGCTGCCAAATATCCAAGATGAATTTAGGTATAAAGACAATTGGCACATTATGCACGTGACCCATATTGCCAATTTAGATTGGTACATTGGAATTTATAAGAAGCGGGCGTCGGCGATCTCGGCAATTGAAGAGCTTAAAGTAAAGTTTTTTGGTCTGTTTATTCTATATGCCATTTTTGTCGCAATATTACTGCATCAGGTTTTGTATCAGCTGGTGCTCAAGCGCATCAATGCGCTCGTTAAAGCGATAAAGGGGTTTGGTCGAGGGCAGTGGGATACACCAAGCTTGCCGCATACCGATGATGAAATAGGTCAATTGAACGCCTCATTTAACGACATGAGTGGTGAGATAAAACAGCTTGTAAATGGCCTAAATCAACGCATTACAGAAAAGGAAATCGCTGAAAAAGCGGCAAACCGTTTGTCAAAAGCCGTGGCTTTCTCCGGCACAGGCGTTGTACTGACCAATGAGCATTTTCAAATTGAGTACGTCAATCCAAAAATGCAGGAAATGACAGGCTACGATGAGCAGCATTTTATTGGCTCTCCGCTTTTGAGTATTATTTCAAAAGACATGGCGATTTTAATTGATGATATCGATATCGACTTGCGCAGCCGCAATCATTGGCGTGGGGATACTATGCTGGCGGGTAACAAAGAGGCGCCTATTTGGGTCAGTTTGAGTGTGTCACCTATCCGTGAAGAAGGTGGTGCAATTTCAAGTTATGTTGCCTCCGCTCAAGATATTTCTTTTGTAAAAGAAAGCCAGCGCAAGATGGAAGAATTGGCTTACTTTGATACCTTAACCGGCCTTGCTAACCGAACATTTTTCAGAATGCAGTTGCGTAAATCTATGGCACTTGCGGAGCGCGGACATTACGCTTTTGCTCTATTCTATTTTGATTTAGATGAATTTAAACGCATCAATGATACTTTGGGGCACGACGCTGGCGACCGCTTATTACTTGAAGTAGCAACGAGATTGAAGAAACGGCTCCGCGCAGAAGACACCATCGCCAGATTAGGTGGAGATGAGTTTGCTGTGTTACTGAGCGGCATCAATGAGCGAGAAAATGCTATGGAAGTTGCCAATATCATTCAAAAGACGCTGGCGGAGCCAATTAAGTTAGGCAACAACGAAGTGATTGTCAGCGCGAGTATTGGTATCACCATGGCACCGTTTGATAGCCAGGAAGAAGAGCAGCTGCTTAAACATGCCGATTTGGCAATGTATCAGGCCAAAGCAAAAGGGCGAAACACTTACCATTTCTATAGCCAAGATTTAGACGAAGCAGCCAATGAGCGCCTATATATAGAAAACGAACTGCGTATCGCAATTAAAACACAACAATTTACCTTGCACTATCAGCCACAAGTTAACAGTGAAAGTGGCGAGGTAGTAGGCTACGAAGCACTAATTCGCTGGTTTCATCCAAGCGAGGGGGCCATTCCACCAAGTAAGTTTATTCCAATAGCTGAAGCGACAGGATTAATCGTAGAGCTTGGCGCATGGGTGTTAGAGGAAGCCTGTCATTTCTCTCGTCGTTTAAAAGCCGCTGGCAAGATTGCCAATATATCCATCAACCTATCTGCGAGGCAGTTTAAAGACGCGCAACTGATCAGTACGCTGTCAGATATTATAGATAGAACTGAGATGGAGCCAACTCTACTGCACCTTGAACTCACCGAAAGTATGCTGATGGGAGACGTAGAAGCGGCAATTATACAACTGGGAGATATTAAAGCGCTTGGTGTTTCATTGTCTATTGATGACTTTGGTACAGGCTATTCTTCTTTGAGTTATATTAAACGCTTTCCTGTCGATATACTTAAAATCGACCGCTCCTTTGTGAAGGATATTCCTGAAGATCCGAATGATATGGAAATCACAGCTGCTATCATCGCGATGGCACAGAAATTGAATTTGCAGGTTATCGCGGAAGGGGTGGAAACTGAGGCTCAGATGACGTTCTTGGCGAAAAATAACTGCCATATTGTGCAAGGCTATTACTACAGCCCGCCCCTGAGTGAAGCCGAGATTTTGAGGTTTGCCCCTGCTGTATAG
- a CDS encoding TonB-dependent receptor, translating into MANNNNRRHVTGRSRQFSKSALVLAMLSATNWAMAEETEKEEAQEIETIEVRGIRASMAENLAIKRLSNAIVDAITAEDIGKFPDKNVADSLQRVPGVVISRSGGEGENVSIRGLSSDLTFTQLNGNFIASSPGSPSRSFSYSLLPSTMVQSVEVFKSSEARLDEGGVGGTVILHSRKPLDMEANSGALNVEYTYADVTEEYEPNFSGVYSWKNEEETFGLLVGYTKQDRTNRSLGGDMSGGGGWRWATSSDLPAADTAGNVIADSTRRFAALEDAYGNVYDGVWAPQVAGVGVTKEKRERQGLQATIQWRPIDDLSLTFNHFHFELGQNRTTSQMWIPEWKYNPDYLTGITLDETGTIVTGMDFTSGAGGTEGNLEFPWIIGSYTVEKDTSDTYDFAFEYAGDLYDLRGKFGRTEASGGPSESWSAAYKSGQPASRSDSGLVENAAAFAGWRLGDRVSLYADPALLSNLQAGIAGDPDPGSTGSSFIVSDLEEDYAQLDLDYRVGYGIVDTLRVGAKYRKATLHRETNNTFFITQDGADRIASGELDPFSQGAIDEVSYQWIGGMPKLEDILNATSEQNIPGGFEVNAMPTINWDRYREIVTSEYVKHTRREPDFVFDIEEEIMAAYLQADFSFGDFRGNIGVRYVETETQIMSSDKINYFLDDIDDVTEEDILGDERLIDVETTTVRTVTDSQFLPSFNIVWDASDNLVIRGAIAKTMSRAPFNDMGAPEQLTFISQEWADDRLEFRGNPVEPGWRGSGGNKALKPFESVQMDLSAEYYYGEGSAVGIALFNKDVDNFIVPLIITSVRPFEGFNNPFTGVEIVPPGDITVTPFTTTANGTNATSRGIELFAQHAFDNGFGLNVNYTLNDTNQADISVDGEKVGESALVGSADNQFNFSAYYENDTFSVRASYNRRGETALGLADGLTVYQEPYQQVDVNVSYNLMENLSLTASVINLTKEEPRTFYGEDSKARLRSSSYTGQRYYAGITYRF; encoded by the coding sequence ATGGCCAATAATAATAACAGACGCCATGTGACAGGAAGATCACGGCAATTTAGCAAGTCTGCACTGGTCCTCGCTATGTTATCAGCTACTAACTGGGCAATGGCTGAAGAAACCGAAAAAGAGGAAGCGCAGGAAATCGAAACGATTGAGGTGCGTGGGATCCGTGCATCCATGGCCGAAAACTTGGCGATTAAGCGTTTATCAAACGCGATTGTGGATGCCATTACAGCAGAAGACATCGGCAAGTTTCCCGATAAAAATGTGGCGGATTCACTGCAACGCGTACCCGGCGTAGTGATTTCTCGTAGTGGCGGGGAAGGGGAAAACGTCAGTATCCGTGGTCTTTCATCTGATCTTACTTTTACGCAGTTAAACGGCAATTTTATCGCTTCTTCTCCGGGCTCGCCGTCGCGCTCTTTTAGTTACTCTTTGTTGCCTTCTACCATGGTGCAATCGGTTGAAGTGTTTAAGTCTTCAGAGGCGCGTTTAGATGAAGGTGGGGTGGGCGGCACGGTTATTCTACACAGCCGCAAACCGCTGGATATGGAGGCAAATTCTGGGGCGTTGAATGTTGAATATACCTACGCTGATGTGACTGAAGAGTACGAGCCTAATTTTAGCGGCGTTTATTCTTGGAAGAACGAAGAAGAAACCTTTGGCTTGCTAGTTGGTTATACCAAACAAGACCGCACCAACCGCTCGTTAGGCGGTGATATGTCGGGCGGTGGCGGTTGGCGTTGGGCAACGAGTTCAGACTTGCCAGCGGCGGACACGGCGGGCAATGTGATTGCCGATAGTACACGTCGATTTGCAGCGTTAGAAGATGCTTATGGCAACGTCTATGACGGTGTTTGGGCACCGCAAGTTGCAGGTGTTGGGGTAACCAAAGAAAAACGCGAACGTCAGGGGTTACAAGCCACCATTCAATGGCGTCCAATAGATGATTTATCTTTAACATTCAATCATTTTCATTTTGAGCTTGGGCAAAATCGCACCACGTCACAAATGTGGATCCCAGAATGGAAGTACAACCCAGATTATCTTACCGGTATTACCCTAGACGAAACCGGTACGATTGTGACAGGCATGGACTTTACCAGTGGCGCTGGTGGCACTGAAGGAAATCTTGAATTTCCTTGGATCATTGGTAGCTATACCGTAGAAAAAGATACCTCGGATACCTACGACTTCGCTTTTGAATATGCTGGTGATTTATATGATTTGCGCGGTAAATTTGGTCGCACTGAGGCCAGCGGTGGCCCTTCAGAATCTTGGAGCGCGGCGTATAAAAGCGGCCAACCTGCGAGTCGCAGCGATTCTGGGTTGGTTGAAAACGCCGCTGCATTTGCAGGGTGGCGATTAGGTGACAGAGTGTCGTTGTACGCTGATCCCGCTTTGCTGTCTAACCTTCAGGCTGGTATTGCAGGCGATCCCGATCCGGGTTCGACAGGTTCAAGCTTTATCGTCAGTGACTTAGAAGAAGACTATGCCCAGTTAGATCTTGATTATCGCGTCGGGTACGGCATCGTTGATACGCTGCGTGTTGGTGCTAAATATCGTAAAGCGACACTGCACCGCGAAACCAACAACACCTTCTTCATCACTCAAGATGGGGCTGACAGAATTGCCAGTGGGGAGCTTGATCCATTCAGTCAAGGTGCCATTGATGAAGTGTCTTATCAGTGGATTGGTGGTATGCCAAAACTGGAAGATATTTTGAATGCAACGTCTGAACAAAATATCCCCGGCGGTTTTGAAGTGAATGCGATGCCCACGATCAATTGGGACCGATACCGCGAAATTGTGACCAGTGAATATGTTAAGCACACGCGACGTGAGCCTGATTTTGTGTTCGACATAGAAGAAGAAATCATGGCAGCCTATCTACAAGCCGATTTTTCTTTTGGAGATTTTAGAGGAAACATCGGGGTACGCTATGTCGAGACTGAAACGCAGATTATGTCGTCGGATAAAATCAACTACTTTTTAGATGACATTGATGATGTCACCGAAGAGGATATTTTAGGTGATGAACGTCTCATTGATGTTGAAACCACCACCGTGCGTACCGTTACCGACTCGCAATTTTTACCTAGTTTCAACATTGTCTGGGATGCCAGCGACAATCTTGTCATACGTGGTGCTATCGCCAAAACGATGTCTCGAGCTCCGTTCAACGATATGGGGGCGCCAGAACAGCTGACCTTTATCTCTCAAGAGTGGGCAGACGATAGACTAGAGTTTAGAGGCAACCCTGTGGAGCCAGGATGGCGTGGCTCAGGTGGTAACAAGGCCCTAAAACCATTTGAGTCGGTACAGATGGATTTATCTGCGGAGTATTATTATGGCGAAGGATCTGCGGTTGGGATTGCGCTATTCAACAAAGACGTAGACAACTTTATCGTGCCCTTGATTATCACCTCGGTAAGGCCATTTGAGGGCTTTAATAACCCTTTTACCGGTGTTGAAATTGTGCCGCCGGGTGATATTACCGTCACACCGTTTACCACCACCGCTAATGGTACAAACGCAACCTCTCGGGGCATCGAGCTGTTTGCACAACATGCATTCGATAATGGCTTTGGTCTCAACGTTAACTACACCCTAAACGATACCAATCAGGCAGACATTAGCGTAGACGGTGAAAAGGTCGGTGAGTCTGCGCTTGTCGGTAGCGCTGATAATCAATTTAACTTCTCCGCCTATTACGAAAATGACACCTTTAGTGTCAGAGCGTCATATAACCGCCGAGGAGAAACCGCTCTGGGGCTTGCGGACGGACTCACTGTGTATCAGGAACCGTACCAACAAGTTGATGTGAACGTCTCTTACAACCTGATGGAAAACCTGAGCCTAACCGCGTCTGTGATCAACCTAACCAAAGAAGAACCGAGAACCTTTTATGGTGAAGATTCTAAAGCGAGATTGCGCAGCAGCAGTTACACCGGCCAGCGCTACTATGCTGGGATCACCTATCGATTTTAA
- a CDS encoding stress response translation initiation inhibitor YciH produces MSESRLVYSTDVGRIDTKEPKQKVQGKVFKDGAVRIERQTKGRKGKGVMLVVGIDSEQHDLKKLAKSLKSKMGQGGAIKEGIIEIQGDDREKLKQLLEGQGFKVKIAGG; encoded by the coding sequence ATGTCAGAATCAAGACTTGTGTACTCCACAGATGTAGGCCGTATTGACACCAAAGAACCAAAACAAAAAGTACAAGGGAAAGTTTTTAAAGACGGTGCCGTTCGTATTGAAAGACAAACTAAAGGGCGCAAAGGCAAAGGAGTTATGCTTGTCGTTGGCATCGATAGTGAACAGCATGATCTAAAAAAATTGGCTAAATCGCTTAAATCTAAAATGGGTCAAGGGGGTGCAATTAAAGAAGGCATCATTGAAATTCAAGGTGATGATAGAGAAAAGCTTAAGCAATTATTAGAAGGCCAAGGCTTCAAAGTAAAAATCGCTGGCGGCTAA
- a CDS encoding copper homeostasis protein CutC has protein sequence MNSANYSGKNLEICLSSDNPHLLQRNAQIAFASGATRIELCGALSCGGLTPNPTAIAAVAQYLPSFGECIVMLRQAPHFSIDDTMLYQLQKGIDGIACAGATGIALGFIDDNQEIAADHCRALIATAKSLGLSVTFHRAFDAAANWQQAAETLLELGVERVLSAGNTWQSGKGAAFGTSQLIALLKKLNAEIEVVIGGGVNTKNAADLWLLSEFGPLSLHTHSGVHHGDEVCPRLVNAILTGSEKAIQ, from the coding sequence ATGAATTCGGCAAACTATTCAGGTAAAAACTTGGAAATATGCCTCAGCAGCGATAATCCTCATTTGTTGCAGCGAAATGCACAAATTGCTTTTGCATCAGGTGCAACAAGGATAGAACTCTGCGGTGCACTGAGTTGCGGTGGCTTGACCCCAAACCCGACGGCGATAGCGGCAGTTGCCCAGTATTTACCAAGCTTTGGCGAATGTATTGTGATGTTACGCCAAGCACCGCATTTTTCTATTGATGACACCATGCTTTATCAGTTACAAAAAGGGATAGATGGCATTGCTTGCGCTGGCGCAACCGGTATTGCGCTTGGTTTTATCGACGACAATCAGGAGATAGCGGCTGACCATTGTAGAGCACTTATTGCCACGGCAAAATCCTTAGGCCTTTCTGTCACCTTTCATCGCGCTTTTGACGCCGCTGCAAACTGGCAGCAGGCAGCCGAGACGCTGCTAGAGCTAGGCGTTGAGCGGGTCTTAAGCGCCGGCAATACATGGCAAAGTGGCAAAGGCGCAGCGTTTGGTACCAGTCAGCTCATTGCCTTACTGAAAAAACTCAATGCTGAAATCGAAGTTGTGATCGGTGGAGGGGTCAACACGAAAAACGCAGCGGATCTTTGGCTTTTAAGTGAATTTGGTCCACTCTCTCTACATACTCACTCTGGCGTGCATCATGGCGATGAAGTTTGCCCAAGGCTAGTTAATGCAATACTCACCGGATCAGAAAAGGCAATACAATGA
- a CDS encoding discoidin domain-containing protein, protein MKTLNKIRNAIPLIAVSSLLAACGGGSDDPKVEEVPVTPAVTTAEVSGSVIKGALSQARISVTALNGSSMMMDENSATSQTGELFIELTGKAGFGINSTIKVTATTSEGSQMRCDASRCGSVGIGEQVSGDYIAGVTLATLSHVAVPFGSNADGSADANIQINALTTLTTMLVEQQIAEGRNVSTPELMALAKADMSALLLRALGWQTGNTNVFELPVVSADQLTNFELGETCTTSDSGEQSCEMTYVSESVQKLSLFNAAFAQFDEQGSLQGVLSDAASNLSAALGGDEAALEALRLPIYNALQAHPLTAELGLSADSIVDLALPLFDEPVSTGPMQQVVTSGATITARNAIGDAESADKAFDGDPQTKWLDHNDWQGPPTEEAPSWIQVDFPTQQAISGVYITSANDAPERDPENFSLLASNDEGVSWVNLGNVVGASFEARFERQGFVFANAQKYTSYRIAVTKNKNNDGLLQIGEIQFVGPVYPSVDHTDTDTETFAVTASNSIGEAENQDKAFDNDPTTKWLDHNDWQGPPTVEAPSWIQVDFNEAVAVNQLAITSANDAPERDPENFALLGSNDNGVTWQRLSNWVGESFEARGERKSFAVANQLPYQSYRLEITKNKNNDGLMQLAEIELIGPEISGLDHAQVQGAGYSARFSISDSEGAAQAFDKNVETKWLDHNDWQGPPTAENPAWIQVSLPQAQAVNTLYITSANDAPERDPENFQLLASHDGEVWQVLNTWVGESFESRFERRAFAFANGLAYSHYRLSISKNANNDGLVQIAEIELAGPQYALEDLSDLAGTSFTARNRIGDAESEQKAFDNDIETKWLDHNEWQGPPTEESPSWIQADFTAPQIVSGLAITSANDAPERDPENFQLLGSNDSGETWTEVAVWVGESWDERLQRRAFTFSNAFAYSSYRLSISKNANNDGLVQISEIELLGLSGE, encoded by the coding sequence ATGAAAACGTTAAATAAAATAAGAAATGCGATCCCGCTGATTGCCGTTAGCAGTCTATTGGCTGCATGCGGCGGAGGGAGTGATGACCCAAAAGTTGAAGAAGTGCCAGTAACCCCCGCGGTGACGACGGCGGAAGTATCAGGCTCAGTGATAAAAGGCGCATTGAGCCAAGCCCGCATTTCGGTGACGGCGCTCAATGGCTCTAGCATGATGATGGATGAGAACTCGGCAACTAGTCAAACGGGAGAGCTGTTTATAGAACTGACGGGTAAAGCCGGGTTTGGCATTAATTCTACCATTAAAGTGACCGCCACAACGAGCGAAGGCTCGCAGATGCGCTGCGACGCCAGTCGCTGTGGTTCTGTAGGAATTGGGGAACAGGTAAGTGGTGATTACATTGCAGGTGTGACTTTGGCTACCTTAAGTCATGTCGCCGTGCCGTTTGGTTCAAATGCCGATGGCAGTGCTGATGCTAACATACAAATCAACGCCTTGACGACACTAACAACCATGCTGGTGGAACAGCAGATTGCTGAGGGACGTAATGTCTCCACTCCCGAATTAATGGCACTGGCAAAAGCGGATATGTCTGCGTTATTGCTTCGGGCCCTTGGCTGGCAAACCGGGAACACCAATGTTTTTGAGTTACCTGTGGTTAGCGCTGATCAATTAACGAATTTTGAATTAGGGGAAACTTGCACAACCTCTGACTCTGGCGAGCAAAGTTGCGAGATGACGTATGTTTCTGAGAGCGTTCAAAAGCTTTCTCTATTCAATGCCGCATTTGCACAATTTGACGAGCAAGGCTCTTTGCAAGGCGTCTTAAGCGATGCTGCTAGCAATCTCAGCGCGGCACTTGGCGGTGATGAAGCTGCACTTGAAGCGCTTCGATTGCCAATTTACAACGCGCTTCAAGCTCATCCACTGACTGCTGAGCTAGGCCTCAGTGCCGATAGTATTGTGGACTTGGCGTTACCACTATTTGATGAGCCGGTATCCACGGGACCCATGCAGCAAGTCGTGACATCTGGTGCCACTATTACTGCAAGAAATGCGATTGGTGATGCCGAGAGTGCAGACAAAGCATTTGATGGTGATCCGCAAACTAAATGGTTAGACCACAATGATTGGCAGGGACCACCTACTGAGGAAGCGCCATCTTGGATCCAAGTGGACTTTCCCACTCAACAAGCAATTAGCGGTGTTTACATTACCAGTGCTAATGATGCCCCAGAGCGAGATCCTGAAAACTTCTCTTTATTAGCTTCTAACGACGAGGGGGTGAGTTGGGTTAATTTGGGTAATGTGGTTGGGGCGTCGTTTGAAGCGCGCTTTGAACGCCAAGGCTTTGTATTTGCTAATGCACAAAAGTATACAAGCTACCGGATCGCAGTGACAAAAAACAAAAATAACGATGGCTTACTGCAAATTGGAGAAATTCAATTTGTGGGGCCTGTTTATCCGAGCGTAGACCATACTGATACTGATACTGAGACGTTTGCGGTCACGGCAAGCAATAGTATCGGTGAGGCAGAAAATCAAGATAAGGCATTTGATAATGACCCAACCACTAAGTGGCTGGATCATAATGATTGGCAAGGCCCGCCTACTGTCGAAGCGCCTTCATGGATTCAAGTAGACTTTAATGAGGCGGTGGCGGTTAATCAGCTTGCGATAACGAGCGCCAATGATGCACCAGAGCGAGATCCTGAGAACTTTGCTTTACTTGGTTCTAACGATAACGGTGTTACATGGCAGCGGTTGAGTAATTGGGTTGGTGAATCTTTTGAAGCGCGAGGGGAGCGTAAAAGCTTTGCGGTAGCAAATCAATTGCCATACCAAAGCTATCGCCTTGAGATAACCAAGAACAAAAATAATGATGGCTTGATGCAGCTTGCTGAGATTGAATTAATCGGCCCAGAAATCTCTGGATTAGATCATGCACAAGTACAAGGGGCAGGTTACTCGGCGCGCTTTAGTATTAGTGATTCAGAGGGCGCAGCGCAAGCATTTGATAAAAATGTTGAAACTAAATGGCTCGATCACAATGACTGGCAAGGGCCTCCCACCGCTGAAAACCCAGCTTGGATCCAAGTTAGCTTGCCGCAAGCGCAAGCGGTAAATACTTTGTACATTACCAGCGCCAATGATGCGCCGGAGCGAGACCCTGAAAACTTCCAGCTTTTAGCATCTCACGATGGGGAAGTATGGCAAGTATTAAATACTTGGGTAGGGGAGTCGTTTGAATCGCGTTTCGAACGTCGTGCCTTTGCGTTTGCTAATGGCTTGGCTTACTCACATTATCGCTTGTCTATCAGTAAAAATGCGAATAATGACGGGTTAGTGCAAATAGCCGAAATTGAACTCGCTGGACCTCAGTACGCACTTGAAGATTTGTCTGACTTGGCTGGAACAAGCTTTACCGCGCGTAATCGTATTGGAGACGCGGAAAGTGAGCAAAAGGCGTTTGATAATGATATCGAGACAAAATGGCTAGATCACAATGAGTGGCAAGGACCGCCAACAGAGGAGTCTCCATCTTGGATCCAAGCTGACTTTACTGCGCCACAGATTGTGAGTGGTTTGGCAATCACCAGTGCGAATGATGCACCAGAGCGCGATCCCGAAAACTTCCAGTTACTGGGTTCTAATGATAGCGGTGAGACCTGGACAGAAGTCGCGGTTTGGGTGGGTGAGAGCTGGGATGAGCGCTTACAACGAAGAGCGTTTACTTTCTCCAATGCTTTTGCCTATAGCAGTTATCGTTTAAGCATTAGCAAAAATGCGAATAACGATGGCTTAGTACAGATCTCAGAAATCGAGTTACTTGGTCTTAGCGGCGAATAG
- the pheA gene encoding prephenate dehydratase, whose protein sequence is MTQNTLDALRHDINEIDSELLILLAKRRRISHGVLEYKIANNKPIRDEAREQALLEKLIRYGKSLGLDAFYINSVFQTILEDSVLNQQAMLQKNLNPDAVGDTHRVAYLGGQGSYSQLACHKYFSRRPGKLVEMGCQSFEQITEQVEKGQADFGILPIENTSSGSINEVFDLLQHAQVSIVGEVTHTVEHCLLALPDTELQAIDKIYAHPQPFAQCSRFIQGLGDIQHETCDSTSSALKQAAEHPNSAAIGSAQAGKNMGLEVVKSGLANQTENHSRFIVVARKALQVSTQIPTKTSLIMATKQQVGSLADALMVFKQHNINMVKLESRPVPGNPWEEVFYVDLLANIADSQVQVALEELKDHTQFVRLLGCYQSESLQAVDVL, encoded by the coding sequence ATGACACAAAATACATTAGATGCCCTTAGGCATGACATCAATGAGATAGATTCAGAATTACTGATTTTACTGGCAAAGCGACGTCGCATTAGCCATGGTGTGCTGGAATATAAGATTGCCAACAACAAACCTATCCGTGATGAAGCACGTGAGCAAGCACTGCTAGAAAAGTTAATCCGCTATGGTAAATCTCTGGGTCTAGATGCTTTTTATATAAACAGCGTTTTCCAAACTATTTTAGAAGACTCTGTGTTAAACCAGCAAGCCATGCTGCAAAAGAACTTAAACCCCGATGCCGTAGGTGATACACACCGCGTTGCCTACTTGGGTGGACAAGGCTCTTATAGCCAGCTTGCGTGTCATAAATACTTCAGCCGTCGTCCCGGTAAGCTTGTGGAAATGGGTTGCCAAAGCTTTGAGCAAATCACCGAGCAGGTAGAGAAAGGCCAAGCTGACTTTGGTATCTTACCTATTGAAAATACCAGTTCAGGTAGTATCAACGAAGTATTCGATTTATTGCAACATGCGCAAGTATCTATTGTAGGCGAAGTAACGCATACCGTAGAGCATTGCCTCCTAGCATTGCCAGACACAGAATTACAAGCGATCGACAAAATTTATGCGCATCCCCAACCTTTTGCCCAGTGCAGCCGTTTTATTCAAGGTCTTGGGGATATTCAGCACGAAACCTGCGACTCGACCTCTAGCGCGTTAAAGCAAGCTGCAGAGCACCCAAACAGTGCCGCGATTGGATCTGCACAAGCCGGTAAGAATATGGGCCTAGAAGTGGTGAAGTCAGGCCTTGCGAATCAGACAGAAAACCACAGCCGCTTTATTGTGGTAGCACGAAAAGCACTTCAGGTGTCTACTCAAATCCCAACTAAAACCAGTTTAATTATGGCCACCAAACAGCAAGTAGGCTCACTTGCCGACGCGCTGATGGTATTTAAACAGCACAATATCAATATGGTTAAGTTAGAGTCACGTCCGGTGCCTGGTAATCCTTGGGAAGAAGTCTTTTACGTTGATTTACTTGCCAATATTGCAGACTCACAAGTCCAAGTAGCACTTGAAGAATTAAAAGACCATACCCAGTTTGTACGCTTGTTAGGCTGTTACCAAAGCGAGTCGCTACAAGCAGTGGATGTGTTATAA